In Microbacterium galbinum, a single window of DNA contains:
- a CDS encoding MarR family winged helix-turn-helix transcriptional regulator, with protein sequence MTSPDDSLQLTATELRMATFRLARRLRCARAADSMSDAQLAVLADLRMNGRRTISTLAERERVTAPSMTNTINGLEEQGYVTRAVDEDDRRRVQVEITDAGAELVVETIRRRDVLLADMLADLDFTEDELTTLREASILMRRVTDR encoded by the coding sequence ATGACTTCGCCTGACGACTCCCTCCAGCTCACCGCCACCGAGTTGCGCATGGCCACGTTCCGGCTCGCGCGACGCCTGCGCTGCGCCCGCGCCGCCGACTCCATGAGCGATGCGCAGCTCGCCGTGCTCGCCGACCTGCGCATGAACGGTCGCCGCACCATCTCGACCCTCGCCGAGCGCGAACGGGTGACCGCCCCCTCGATGACCAACACCATCAACGGCCTCGAGGAGCAGGGCTACGTCACCCGCGCCGTCGACGAGGACGACCGCCGCCGCGTGCAGGTCGAGATCACGGATGCCGGCGCCGAACTCGTCGTCGAGACCATCCGCCGCCGCGACGTGCTGCTGGCCGACATGCTCGCCGACCTCGACTTCACGGAGGACGAGCTCACGACGCTGCGCGAGGCGAGCATCCTGATGCGACGGGTGACCGACCGATGA
- a CDS encoding copper homeostasis protein CutC: MTRTPALEIAVQDPAGVRIAGEVGAARVELATALALGGLTPSPATLELSVEAAREADVEVHVLVRPRGGDFHYTDEEIAICERDVRRAIEAGAEGVVIGALDAHGVLDVDAMARLRDAADGASVTLHRAIDVSPDPLATLDAAIALGLRRVLTSGGASAAIDGIDTLRALVARADGRIQIMAGSGVGAVNAAELAGTGVDALHFSAKRTVTAEGGVRMGSASDGVGGYEVTDRDTAFAVRSALGL, encoded by the coding sequence GTGACCCGAACGCCCGCTCTCGAAATCGCCGTGCAGGATCCCGCCGGAGTGCGCATCGCCGGAGAGGTCGGCGCCGCGCGCGTCGAACTCGCGACCGCGCTGGCGCTCGGCGGCCTCACCCCGTCGCCCGCCACGCTCGAACTCTCGGTCGAGGCGGCGCGCGAGGCAGATGTCGAGGTGCACGTGCTCGTGCGCCCGCGCGGCGGCGACTTCCACTACACCGACGAGGAGATCGCGATCTGCGAGCGCGACGTGCGTCGCGCGATCGAGGCCGGGGCCGAGGGCGTCGTGATCGGTGCTCTCGATGCGCACGGTGTGCTCGACGTCGACGCCATGGCCCGGCTGCGCGACGCGGCCGACGGAGCATCGGTCACCCTGCACCGCGCGATCGACGTCAGCCCCGACCCGCTCGCGACCCTCGACGCCGCGATCGCGCTCGGTCTGCGACGCGTACTCACCTCGGGCGGAGCATCCGCCGCGATCGACGGCATCGACACCCTCCGCGCGCTCGTCGCCCGCGCCGACGGACGCATCCAGATCATGGCGGGCAGCGGCGTCGGCGCCGTGAACGCCGCCGAGCTCGCCGGTACCGGAGTCGACGCCCTGCACTTCTCGGCCAAGCGCACCGTCACCGCCGAGGGCGGCGTGCGCATGGGTTCGGCCTCCGACGGCGTGGGCGGGTACGAGGTCACCGACCGCGACACCGCCTTCGCGGTTCGCTCCGCCCTCGGGCTGTGA
- a CDS encoding alpha/beta fold hydrolase — MTDTREFTDADGIAIVYDVHPAATTPRGVVQLLHGVGEHAGRYGALIAALTAAGFTVYADDHRGHGRTGIRQHGGPARLGRLGKGGLRAAKDAVWQLTGIIRDENPDLPLVLLGHSWGSFLAQMLLNEHPEAFDAVILSGSALRMPGSLSAAPLNARWAGPDATGYEWLSRDPEVWAAFEIDPLTTGEPLLKLFGPIEAAKLYGRPRRDLRTTGGRDIPLLLLVGRDDPVGGPRSVHKLADEYRSRSGFTDVTTLVYPDARHEIFAELQQDEVRADTLAWLDTHIPRR, encoded by the coding sequence GTGACGGATACCCGAGAGTTCACGGATGCCGACGGCATCGCCATCGTCTACGACGTGCACCCGGCGGCCACGACGCCCCGGGGTGTCGTGCAACTGCTGCACGGGGTCGGCGAGCACGCGGGTCGCTACGGTGCGCTGATCGCCGCGCTCACCGCGGCGGGCTTCACCGTCTACGCCGACGACCACCGCGGCCACGGCCGCACCGGCATCCGCCAGCACGGCGGGCCCGCGCGGTTGGGCCGGCTGGGCAAGGGCGGGCTCCGCGCCGCGAAGGATGCCGTCTGGCAGCTGACCGGCATCATCCGCGACGAGAACCCCGACCTGCCGCTCGTGCTGCTCGGGCACTCGTGGGGATCGTTCCTCGCGCAGATGCTGCTGAACGAGCATCCCGAGGCGTTCGATGCCGTGATCCTGTCGGGGTCGGCGCTGCGGATGCCGGGATCGCTCAGCGCTGCACCTCTCAACGCCCGCTGGGCGGGACCTGACGCCACCGGCTACGAGTGGCTCAGCCGCGACCCGGAGGTGTGGGCCGCGTTCGAGATCGACCCGCTCACCACGGGCGAGCCGCTGCTGAAGCTGTTCGGGCCGATCGAAGCCGCCAAGCTCTACGGGCGCCCGCGCCGAGACCTGCGGACGACGGGTGGCCGTGACATCCCCCTTCTGCTGCTCGTCGGGCGCGACGACCCGGTCGGCGGCCCCCGCAGCGTGCACAAGCTCGCCGACGAGTACCGCAGCCGCTCGGGCTTCACCGATGTGACGACCCTCGTCTACCCCGATGCCCGGCACGAGATCTTCGCCGAGCTGCAGCAGGACGAGGTGCGCGCCGACACCCTCGCCTGGCTCGACACGCACATCCCCCGGCGCTGA